The Triticum aestivum cultivar Chinese Spring chromosome 5A, IWGSC CS RefSeq v2.1, whole genome shotgun sequence genomic sequence TTTCATACATTATTGTTGATGAAGCTCATGAAAGAAGCTTGAACACCGATCTTCTCTTAGCTTTGATAAAGAAGAAGCTGCTTGATAGGGTGGATTTGCGACTCATTATAATGTCTGCCACTGCTGATGCTAATAGACTAGCTGAATACTTTTATGGCTGTCAAACATTCCATGTTAAAGGGCgaaattttcctgttgaaattaaATATATCCCAGATGTATCAGTGGATGCTTCCTTCAATATTGTACCGAACTCTCtgaatgatgcttgtgctactgcTTCTTATGTCAATGATGTTGTAAGGGTGGTAAGTGTGATTCACAAGAATGAAGAAGACGGTGCCATACTTGCTTTCTTGACATCTCAACTGGAAGTTGAGTGGGCCTGTGAAAACTTCAGCGATGCAAGTGCTGTGGTACTTCCTATGCATGGAAAGCTTTCCCATGTAGAACAGAGTCGTGTTTTCAACAGCTACCCCGGTAAGAGAAAAGTTATCTTCTGCACGAATATGGCTGAAACGTCGCTGACCATCAAAGAAGTGAAGTATGTTGTTGATCCTGGACTGGCCAAGGAGAGCAGATTTGTGCCTAGTAGTGGTCTCAATGTGCTGAAAGTAAATTGGATTTCCCAAAGTTCCGCTAATCAACGTGCTGGCCGGGCCGGTCGAACAGGCGCAGGGAAGTGTTACAGGCTTTACTCTGAATCTCACTTCAGAATGATGGAAGTACATCAAGAACCTGAAATCCGGAAAGTTCATCTTGGCACTGCTGTTCTGAGAATACTTGCTTTGGGTGTTAGGGATGCACAGAATTTTGAGTTTGTTGATGCCCCAAATCCAGAAGCAATCAATATGGCTTTGAAGAACCTTGAACAATTGGGTGCTGTCAAATGTAAATGTAATTTGTTTGAGCTGACTGATACTGGACGCTACCTGGTCAAATTGGGAATTGAGCCAAGGCTTGGCAAAATTATGCTTGATTGCTTTGATTCTGGTTTGAGGAAGGAAGGTGTAATTCTAGCTGCTGTTATGGCAAATTCTAGCAGCATATTTTGTAGAGTGGGCACTAATGAGGAGAAACATAAAGCTGACCTTCAGAAGGTCCGATTGTGTCACCAAGATGGAGATCTCTTCACTTTACTCGCTGTTTATAAAAAATGGGAGGATGGGAATGGAAACAGGAATATGTGGTGCTGGCAGAACAGCATCAACGCCAAGACCATGAGGAAGTGCCAGGATACTATATCAGAGCTTGAAAATTGTCTAAAGCATGAACTCAACATTATTATCCCAAGTTATTGGTGTTGGAATCCTGAGGTTCCCTCTATGCATGATAAGTTGCTAAAGAGAATTATTCTATCATCTCTTGTAGGCAATCTTGCTATGTTTTTAGGACATGAAAAGTTTGGTTACCAGGTGATTTCGACAGATCAGGCTGTGAACCTTCATCCCTCATGCTCATTGCTCAATTATGGCAGCAAGCCAGAGTGGGTGGTGTTTACCGAAATCTTATCAATCCCAAATCAGTATTTGGTATGTGTAACTGCTGTTGATCATGATGCGTTGTATGCACTTCATTCCATGTCCTTCATTCATCAACTGGAGAAACATAAGCTGCAGATAAAAGTGATTAGTGGGCTTGGTCATAATTTATTGCGAAGATTTTGTGGCAAATATGGCCAAAATCAACACAGGATTATCTCACATCTCAAGGAAGAATGCAGGGATGACCGAACAACAGTCGAAATTAACTTCAAAAACAATGAAGTTGTGTTATTTGCTACAAGGCAGGACATAGAAAAGGTCTTCTGTATTGTTAACGGTGCTTTGGAGTGTGAAGCTAAGATGTTGAGGAATGAGTGCCTCGAGAGAAGATTATTTCCTGGGAGGCCTGGCAGTTCTCCTCTTGCATTGTTTGGCTCGGGTGCTGAAATCAAGCATTTGGAACTTGGGAAGAGGTATCTAACAGTAGAGGTTCTCCATCAAAATGCCCATGATATCAATGACAAGGAGCTTATTTTTTTGGTGGGCAGTCTGATCCCCGGTGTCGCTAATTTTCATAAATCAGCTGGGAACTTTCGGATAGCCTCAGATGAAACGAAATGGGGGAAGTTTACATTCCTCAAAcctgaagatgctgaagatgctGTGTTAAAATTGAATGGAATAGAGTTTCATGGTTCCTCATTAAAAGTGGTTCCAGTATGTTCTTCTGATAATCGAGGATTACCATTTCCTGCGGTAAGAGCTAGACTATCATGGCCATGTAACCCAAGCAGGGGGCGTGCATTCGGGACCCGTTTGCTCAGGCTCAGGGAAGCACCCATAATTGGCCCTTCTGTTTCTGCATGTGAAGAAGCGCTGATTAGAGAAATTTCTTCATTCATGCCAAACAAGAGTTTTCCTGGACAAAATTTCCGTGTTGAAGTCTTCCCTCCAGAGGAAAACAACTCAATGATGAGAGCAACTATAACTTTTGATGGAAGTCTTCATCGAGAGGCTGCAAGAGCGCTGGACCATCTTGAAGGAAGCTTTCTTCCTTGTTGTCAACCTTGGCAGATGATACGGTGCAAGCATGTATTTCATAGTACTCTGTCCTGCCCATTACATGTTTACAATGTTATCAGCCAGGAAGTTAATTCTCTGCTTGAGAGTTTCCGAAGCCAGAAAGGTGTGCTTGCATTCCTCATTTCCTGCCTGCTTAAATTTCTTCGCTGTTCTATTGTTTGAATCATGTGTTTTCTTTGCTTTTTTAAAATGGAACACATAGATTCCATTAAATTTGGCACACGGCTAAATTTCTGGCTACCACACCCCAAACATCACCATGAAAATGGTCCGTCCAAATTACACGATCATCTAGACCCTGATCACACCCCAAGGCTGCAAAAAGATGTGACGTCATTACTTTTACGACGAATAAATTCTGTACAGTACACATCAAACGAGAGCAGTAACATACTCTTTAAGGTCTTTTACTAGTGCACTGGATGTTGACAAATCATAACCAGTGTTAGACAAAGCTTGTTTAAGCTCTAGGCAGTCGGTCTCAAGGACAACTCAGCCCATGCCTAAGGAGGTGACATGATGAACATCATGCTGCATTGCTTGAGCTTCCAAGTCCACATGTGACAGGCTTCCTTCACCGGCAGCAATTAAAGCCCCTAGATGATCCCGGACAGCAAATTCCCTATCACCAGCATGCACAGTTTGACAGATAAGCATCAAAGTTTACCTTTAACCACTCCAGAACAGGAGGTTTTCCGGAGCTCACAAATCTGGGTATATTCACTTTCACATTCGGGTGGTGTTCTAAGGATTCAGAAATGTATGTTGCAAATCTTAATTGGAAATCAGAGACTGGTTCGACTGTGTCTTCTGTGTTACCTTATTGTGGTGAGACCACTAAATACGTGAAAGTGGCAAGCTTCATAACCGCACTGCCTCTTTTCCAAAATAAATTTCACAGTTCCTTTAGCTGAGATGCACTTCAAGAGATTCAGCTTTTCTTCTTCGAGGAGCACCGCATGCTAACACATTTTCACAATTTTTTTGCAATATAAGAGGTGGTCACCATCTTCATTTTGTCATCTCCATAAGGGATTGTGCATAATCGCCTCTCCTTCGAATATTCATTTGCGTTCCTAGTGTCCAAATAAAATGGTTAACTTTACTTGGGCACAGCAAACTCAAAATTCTCTTCCAGACATGATTATAAGACTTATCTGCACTATTTGAGCTTCCACAACTGCTGACACCTTGCAAATCATGTTGCTTCATGTAAAATTCATATGCTGACCCCACTTCCTTTAAATGCACTCCCTCTACTATGTTCCCATGGACCAATGTTAAACGTGAGAATTGACAGAAATAATTAAAAGTTCAGCCCAAAATGATCCtagtcttttatttatttattaccaaatcTGCCCCTTCCACTTAGCGCCAGTCTCCTTGGTGTTGAACTTGGCTATGTCAAGGCCATACACTTTGGTATTTGAAAAAACTTAGAACTTTCGTGGAACAAACACGTTCAACGCCATACACCCCGGGGTTGAGCTGTTTGTGCTTAACGCCAGAGTGCATGGCGCTGAACTGTGTTACCTTTCTCATTGTCATTTTTGCCTGCCTCAAGCCATCCACCACATGTGATTTTCCCGGTAGCACAAGGTGAAATAGCAGAGTAGGCATCAGTGATTGCCATCTTGGAGCAGAAGCTTGCAAATAAGTTAAAACCTGTACGTGCAtgaataaagaaaagagaaaaaaagagagtaaAGGATGAACGCTGCTACTGGGTATGAAAGAATCTTTCTAGGCCAAGCACTGCCGCTCGTTATATAACAAGCCAACACTCATTGTTTTAATTCACCCGTGGGTCAAAGAAAGGAGGCCACGGTTCAACACCATATATGTTGGCGTTGAGCTCTAACAACTAAACACCAGCTGTTGAGCCTATCATGTGTGTTTGCTCCATAAAAATGCTAAGTTTTTTCAACGCCAACATATATGGCGCGAGCAAAAGCGTCAGATTTTGTCAGAAGTTTACATTAGAGTTATTGTTGGCTAAACTTCTAAATGAGGGTCAGTTCTGTCCGTTTTCACCTCTAAAGGAGAGATGGTCATTTAATTGAGGAGTTGTAAACATGACATATTAGTGATGCattatcatttattatcactgccTTGTTTGTTTCCAGGGGCTAAAAATGGCAAGTAATTTTGATTGGGGGTAGTATGTGTACATACAATATTTTTGGTGTTCCTGTTGGTATGCAACTTCTTTTTTGGTTGTTGTTAAATTCAGGAGTATGTGTTATTTCAAGAATCACCGCAAGAGTTTGTTGGTAGATACACTAGTTTACACATGTATGTGTGTGATCACTTGCAAGACTGCAACCAAGGTATACATCCAAGAATCTGTAACATTAGTAAATAGGGATATCCCCTTCCTCTCCTTGATAAGCCTAAATCACAAGTGTTATGCTGCTAATCTTATGTAGCTTCATTTCCGCATTTATATTGTTTGTGTGGTTGTTTGAGACTGCAAAAAGCTTAAGCTTATATCTACTGGTGAGTTTGAAGATGTAATCAGTTTTCTATTTCATACAGGTGTGTCTTACAATTTCGAAAAGACTGATAATGGTATTTTCCGGTTAAAGCTCACTGCAAATGCCACAAAAACAATAGCAGATTTGAGAAGGCCTCTTGAGATTTTGATGAAAGGCAACACTATAAACCACCCTGACCTGACAATAAGTGCAGTTCAGCTACTTTTGTCCCATGATGGTGTAGCACATTTGAAATCTATTGAACAAGAAACTGGTACTTACATTCTTTACGACAGACAAAGTCTGAATATTAAAGTCTTTGGGCACCAAGATCAGATGGCTACAGCAGAGACAAAATTGGTGCACGCACTTACAGAGCTCCTTGAGAAGAAGCCCCTGGAAATTAGTCTTCGTGGCCATAACCTCCCTCCAGACTTGATGAAGAAAACAGTAGAGAACTTTGGAGTTGATCTGGAAGGACTTAAGAAAGAAATGCCTGCAGTAAATGTTGAGTTACATAAACAGCGACATCTACTTAAAGTTTGGGGTAGTAAAGAGGATAAGCGAAGGGTTGAAGGGATGATCTCTGAGCTGATAACCTCTGTTAAACAGAATGCCCTGGTTCAACTTCCGTCAGGGAGTGTTGGAGGAAGTAAGGATAAGCTAAGGGATGACAATGAGCTGGCGCAGGATGCGTGCCCTATTTGCTTGTGTGAGACTGAAGACCCTTTTGAGCTTGAATCATGTGGGCACATGTTTTGTCGGGCTTGCTTAGTGGATCAGTGTGAATCTGCCATGAAATCTCATGATGCGTTCCCTGTTTGCTGCCTGAAAACTGGATGCAGGAAGCCCTTCCTCATAGTTGATTTGAAGCACCTGGTGTCTAATGAGAAGCTGGAGGACCTATTCAGAGCTTCCTTAAGGGCATTTGTTACATCTAGAGCAGGAATGTATCGCTTCTGCCCGACACCCGATTGCCAATCCATCTACCAAGTGGCAGCTCCAGATGCAGAGACCAAGCCTTTTGTCTGCGGGGCTTGCTATGTCGAGATCTGCACCAAGTGCCATCTTGAGTATCATCCTTTGATGTCCTGTGAGGCTTACAAGCAATACAAGGAAGACCCAGACGCGACGCTGCTTGAATGGCGCAGAGGGAAGGAGAATGTGAAGAACTGCCCTTCGTGTGGATACACGATCGAGAAATCTGAGGGCTGCAACCATGTCGAGTGCAGGTGCGGCAGCCATATCTGCTGGGCATGCTTGGCGAACTTCAGGAGCAGCGAGGAGTGTTATGGCCATCTCAGGTCTGTGCACCAATCCTTTGTGGACATTGTGTAGAACCTGGATGTAGATTTTTGCACATGCTGGCTGAATGATTATATTTGTTGTGTATACAATGTAGGAAGATGATGATGTTCGTCTGTCTGTATATTAACCTTGTTATAATTGCATGACGATAACTAGCGCACATCTGTGTTGAAAATATCTTGACCATTTTATCCATGTTTACTTAAATCGTTTGGGGACTTCTGTTTACGGATGACTGAGAGCATTGCTGGCATCTTTGTGGGTGAATCTTTGTTCCCCTAAAATCACTTTATTGGTTCCATGTTTCCGTTTTTGAGTTCATGCTCGTTCAGTTCTTGGCTGGTTTGACGAAGTGTGTGCATCAGAGAGATGGGGGTTTGGATAAGGGCACAGTTCCTTCTCCAAACCAGTGAAGCCCTCCTGCAAAGCACAGGCTTTCTAGGTGGTTGGTGCAAACAGGGGTTTCTAGGCTTGAGTGGAGGGTGCAATACTGGTTTCTCCACATTAATCCTGGCAGTTTTTTCATACTTATGCTAGCATAGCAATATTACCCATAACCATCACATTACTGCTCATGTACTTTGTCGACGTCCACAACGCTCATCAGCGGTACAAAAAGAAATTCATTGACGCTTTCTCTCTTATCGCCGTTACTGTTGCTGGGTAGGAGTACCTGCCTGAGGGAATTTCCTAACGGACGCTCGTTGCgtcaagtttttttttttgagacaatccaTGAAGCTTTTTATTCACTCGTCACAACGTTTACAGGGACGAACTGAAGTTCACCAGGGTTGCCCAACTAAACATGGTGGCCAATCCCTAATTTCAAAAcatgcttcgctagattgtgagcctcgacATTTGAACTCCTAAACTCATGCACAAAATTACATAACTGAAAACTACGAAAGTATTCAACAATCTCACTAATGATAGCCCCATAGTTAGGACTACTCTTTTGCTTGATATCATCCACAACGCCTTTGCAGTCTGATGCAATGTGTATCGTCTGTAGCTGGAGGTCCTCTGCTAGTGCCATTGCTTCCCGGATCGCCAACGCCTCAAGAGTAGCAGGGTCAGATATAGAATTGAACACTATGGCCGATGCTCCAAGATACAGACCCTCCTCACTCCTGCAAATTGCAGCGATTGCACCAAATCTCGATCTCCTCATAGTGGCAGCATCAACATTCACTTTTATCATGCCTGCGGGAGGTTTAATCCAGCCTGTTGGCCTCACCCTCACTGAATACGCAGCTGATCTCTCCGTGCTCTTGGCAACTTGTATATCATTCAGAAAGGAATTGATGAAACAATGGGTGGAGTAGGGACTCTGAAATATATCTTCATAAATTGCCTTTCGTCTTGCTGCCCAAATAGCCCATAAGGTTGTCGTCATACGGACAAAAAGATCGCTCGACAAGGCTTTCTTCATTGCAAAAAGCCAATCCTTAACACTATCAGTGTCGAAACGGCTGACCTGATATAATATTTCCTCGTTCCCAAGTGCCCAAACACTGCAAGCCATCGAACAGTTCAGTAAGGCATGTCTCCACGAGTCTCTCGCGCCGCATAGCGCGCACGTTGATGACGTGGACATCTTTCTATGCTCCAAAACGTCAGCTGTTGGAATTGAGCTCCGAGCTAAACGCCAAAGAAACAACTTGATTTTAGCAGGTACATCTGTTTTCCACAGCTCTGTCCATTCCGTTTTTGCATTGTCCGCCGCAGAAGAACCACCACGTTCCTCGATCCAGTCCTCCCTCGAGATCTTGGTTTGCATAATAATTCTGTATGAAGATTTGACAGAGAATGAACCTCTCTGCTCTCCGCTCCAAGCCCAGAAATCCTCTACGTTTCTTGTACATAACGGGATAGCTAGCACAGCTTCAGCATCAATGGACAGGAACACCGCTCGGACCAGCTGCTCATTCCAGCTCGCTGTCATCGTGTGCATCAATTCTGAGACCAATTGTGGAGGGTTCGGAGTAATAGGCGCAATGGGCCTCATCATCCCCGGCCGTGGTAACCAATTATGCGTCCATATATGCGTGGTTTGCCCATTACCAATCCTCCTGATAAGGCCTAGCCTAAGCATATCTCTTCCATCGAGAATTGCTCTCCAAATTTGTGAAGGTCTACTGCCAAGCTCCGCCTCCATTACAGATGAGTGAGGGAAATAAGCTGCCTTGAGAATCCGCGAGCTTAGTGAATCAGGATCCTGAAGTATCCTCCATGCTTGTCTTGCTAACAAAGCAAGGTTAAAAACCTCCATATCCCGGAACCCGAGGCCTCCAAGATGTTTTGGGCGTGTCAAAATGTCCCAAGCCACCCAAGCTGGTTTACGTTTCCCCGCTTTACTTCCCCACCAGAACTGCCGAATGATGGAGGAGATGTTCTCACATAGGCCTCTGTGTAATCTGAAACAAGCCATCGAGTAGACAGGCAGGGCTTGAGCCGCTACTTTAATTAAAACCTCTTTTCCTCCAACCGATAAGAGTTTTTCCATCCATCCCTTCACCTTTTCCCAAACTCTATCTCTGAGATATTTGAACGTTCTCATCTTTGATTGCCCCACATCAGTTGGCATGCCCAAATAGCACTCATTCAATGATTCATTTTGGACTTATAGAGTTGCTTTGATACTATCTCTCAACTGTTGCGGGCAACCTTTACTGAAAAATATGGGCGACTTGTCATGGTTGATACGCTGCCCTGAAGAATTATAGTACAACTCCAGAAGGTTTGAAACCTCAACTGCCCCCTCTATACTCGCCTTGAATAACAACAGGCTATCATCCGCAAAGAGGAGGTGGTTAACAGCCGAAGCTGTGTTTGCCACCTTAATCCCCTCAAGCACAGATGACTGTGAACTGGTTTTTagtaggcacgaaaggccctctgctgcaatcaagaaaaGATAGGGGGAGATCGGATCTCCCTGTCTGATGCCTCGTGAAGGTTTGAAGGATTCAAGTTTCTCTCCATTAAACATCACTGAAAATGACACCGAGCTGATCATACTCATAGCAATATTTACCCATTGTTGCGCAAAACCCAACTTGATCATGATAGCCTGAAGATAGGACCACTCCAGACGGTCgtaagctttcatcatatccaaTTTCAACGCACAATGACTGTTGCTCTTTGCTTTACTTCGCTTCATAAAATGCAGACACTCATAAGCGCAAATAATATTGTCGGTGATCATCCGACCTGGGACGAACGCAGATTGCTCTTCTGAGATTATATCCGGCAAGATAACTTTCAACCTGTTTGCAATAACTTTGGATGCAATTTTGCATAACACATTACATAAGTTTATTGGACGAAATTGTGTAAGGAGCGTTGGATCCATCACCTTGGGAATAAGAACGAGCACCGTGTCATTTACACACTCTGCGCTTTCCTCCCCCTTAATTATCCACAATACTGCCATCGTGACCTCATCTCCGCAGATCTCCCAGTGTCTTTGATAGAAGTGTGCTGGGAAACCATCTGGCCCTGGTGCCTTGGTCGCTCCCATATGAAAGAGCGCCGTCTTGACTTCCTCCTTTGTGTACGGTGCCATCAGCATATCATTCATATTCTGCGTCAAGTTGTCGAGGCTTCGCACAGAGGCGAGCGACCTATCGATCAAGACGGGCCGGCCCAATTACGAGATAGTGCACGCGCTACAGCGTTCGGATTTGGGAACCTTCTGGAGGGTTCCTGAAACGGTTCTgcgaaccttctagaaggttttgAACCGGGTTTTCACTGGGgtttttttctgtttgcttgttgttttttgtttttctgttttttctttttctttcttcgtctttctgtttctttatttcatttttcaattcctttttcttctatttttattttatttttgttcttaagaatttcaaattcttttctaaaATTCTAAAATGTTTAGAAGTTCAAAACAATTTCTTGTTATTAATTTTTgtccacaaattcaaaaaatgttcccatatTATTAAAAATGTTTGCTTTTCAAAAAAAGTATATAAGTTCACAAAATGTTTATGTTTTCAAATTATGTTTGGGAGTTTCAAAAAATCttcccatttcaaaatttgttcatcaattaccaaaaatgttcatgttttcaaattttgttgcgAGTTTGCATAAATGTTTCCATTTAAAgaattgttcacaaattccaaaaaatgttcatgtttcaactTTTGTTCGGCAGTTTTAGAAAATATACGCAAGTTTTAAAAATTGTTCGTGTGTTCAAGTTTTGTTTGGGAGTTTCAAAATATGTTCCCAGTTTTATAAAATGTTCGAGTATCCAAAAATTGTTTTCGAATTTAATGTTCGGGTTTTCAAAAAAACTTTCACGTTTTCTATtttttgggagattttacaaaaatgttcccgtttccaaaaattgtttgcattttTCGAATTGTTGAGttttttcaaattttattcacaatttcaaaaagtgttcgcTGTTTCATACAACCTTCACGTTTTTTCTCAAAAACAACGTTTTGCGTACAAAATTCTAAAAATGTTCGGATGTGCGCTCGGTTTTGTTCTTAATATGTTGTGCTGCATTACACACCAGGTAGCTCTCTAGCTCAACTGGCTAGCTGTACTTCTTTGAagcatttgaagcatctggtctcaGATTCGAACCCTGCTTTTGCAGATAGGACCTCCCCCTACCTGAGGCCTCATTTGGTACGAGCGGATCGACAGGGTTTCTAGAGGATTAACCCCGCGGGGCCCAGAAATCTCGCTAATCCTCGTCGGCCCACTTGTTTCGCGGGGTTTGCGCAGCCGAATCCCTTCGACCCCCTTCGTTCCCCTCCTATCCACGCGGCTGGCCAGCCTCGCGGGCACCCGTGCGGAATGGGACGCACCGAGACAgagcgtcgccccgccgccgccgtcctcctccgccgGTACTTCTCGAGGTGATTCCTCCCCCTCTCCTCCACTTCTCCATCCCCTCCCCTGCAAACCCTAGGGCCATGGCCGGCCGTTCTGCAGCAGTTCGATGATGCGTCCAATGATGAGACAGGCTGCTTCCATGGCCATCCTTCTCCTCTCCTACATGGCAGCAGTTCGATGCGTCCATCGATGAGTCTGTCTGTCTCTTCTCATTTGCAGAACACGGCCGTTACCTTCAGCAGCCTTCTAGCCTGGTCTGCTAGAAGCAAGCTGAGAGTGTGGTATTTATCTAATTGAATCCATCGATCTGGAGCActgattgttgttattgttcccTAGTGTCATGGGCTAGGGGTGTTATTTTAGTTCTAGTTTAATTTATGGCCTCCCACAGGCTGCTGTATCCCCACGCAGATTGATGTATTTTTGGACAAAAACAACAAACAATGATAACCTCTGTATCCCCACATTTTTTATATTGATCTTATGTTCATTTGTATGCATTAACATTATCTGTTCGCTATTCTTCTCTATCAGATACAACAGTGTAATATCTGTAACTGAATCTTAGTTGATTTTGTTTCGTGGCGTCATCCCTTTTTCTTGAAGCGACAAAAGAGAGATGATAGATGCACTTGCAAATTGGACGCTCCATTCTTCTAGATTCATAGCAATCCAACAATGGATACTGATTGTTGGTTCCTTCTTCAGTATGCTTCATTTTGGTCCCCATCCATAAATTTGCAACTGATGCAGCACTCATGTACACTTGTAACTTGGTTACTTTATTAGTAACTGAATCCTAAAACAAAGGCAGAAGGATGATACATGTAACAAAGCCTTTGTATCTAGTTGCTACTATTTGTTTTCTCTAAATAAAATTCTCTAAAATAGTTGCTACTATTTGTTAGGTTGAGGGCCTCATTTTTTAATTGGCACCGGGCCTCCGTTTTCTCGGATACGGCCCTGATCATGAAGCTAACTAATCTTTTGATTCAGAAGATTCCCACATCCCACTTTTGTGCAACTCTCACACTCTAATATATCCTTGTCCTGTTTATCCATCTGTACACAGgaactttttcttttcttttcttggtgCATAATCCGGGTGAGCAACATTGGTTCTCCAATACCAGAGTATATGTGCCATCTAGCCTAGTCTGCTAGTACTATCTTCCATGCATTCATTATTTAATTCTCCACTCTCAGACTATATAATACAATATGAAAATTTGATAAACAACTAAGCAAGGAAATTCTGTTTGTAGTTTCAAGTCATGCAAAGTTGTTGTTGTGATGAGATATTGATTTCAAGTCATGCAAAATTATGCTGCTGCTGGGAAAAACTGCTGCTAAATTATTCCCATGTAGCAACTTTGTCTCATTTTTATTAGGTGACCTTTACAATTCTGTAGCAAGGATATAAGGGGAGTTAGTTACATTGTAAATTTGGATTTTTAAATGTTCTAGACCATGTTATGTCAATATGACAAAACTTGCCTACCAAACAGAAAATTTAAACAAAGAGGATTGTGGATGAAGGGGTTTGGGGGATTCAAGGGGTTTTGAGGAGATTGGGTGGAAGGAAGGGATTCACCCAATCCCCTGAAATCCCCCCCTCCCCAATCCACTTCTACCAAAGAAAGCCTGATGGTTGTCATAATCCGCAACCAAGTATTCGTGATAAGTTCAGCTAGGCAGAGTGTTAGCATTGTGATCCTCCTGCTGTTGGTTATGTCTCATGTAGCTGTGGTTTCAAGGGCTCAGAAGACGAAATCGAAACAACGAGAAGAACCACCTTCGGAAGAAAGAACTGGATTACTTGGTGAGGAGGCTGCGCAGCAGGATTCTGAGAGTGCCAGCTCTAGCACCGCGCTCATGGGATCTGGTCAGACAAAGAGAACCTGAGTGTAGTGCAGGCCATGCGTAAGTCAACTTCTGGCAGACTGCTGTCTTTTTTCTGTAGAGAAATGAGGAAATGCATATTTATGCAAACAATCTTAGTTTCCTTCTGCATTTACAAATACACAGTGTTGGGATAATGTAGTATTGTACTACTTCCTCTACCTATAGCAACATTACAACAGTCGCTTCATGCATGAACTAGCAAATGACAAAAGGAAGCTACATTATTTTATTTCAGTTGAGTGATAT encodes the following:
- the LOC123102442 gene encoding ATP-dependent RNA helicase DEAH12, chloroplastic, coding for MARSHADRPFRPPDRGPLPPHRSQQHSQPHPQTAAILLLRAGPDFSSPSATEVDALVAGLRPDSLSVFSSGRHAARLLFRSLPAAAAAARDLWSLRLEGRHLLTPYLPDAALAAKAFPLISSLFASHASRLLDSDLVSRLAARSSQLAASVQTVKHRLRVRRSNLRDFDQFNLQRKTLEADKDLLDAKIAEYKAAMMSIRRAMLSGTDEEEEVDQEEEGVDLFGIVEDDDVDFARVHTMMLRECRRLNEGLPIYAYRRKILNHIFANQVMILIGETGSGKSTQLVQYLADSGLAANGSIVCTQPRKIAAITLARRVDEESNGCYAENFVSSCSTFSCSRGFSSKIIFGTDSYLLHHCMNDTGLDGVSYIIVDEAHERSLNTDLLLALIKKKLLDRVDLRLIIMSATADANRLAEYFYGCQTFHVKGRNFPVEIKYIPDVSVDASFNIVPNSLNDACATASYVNDVVRVVSVIHKNEEDGAILAFLTSQLEVEWACENFSDASAVVLPMHGKLSHVEQSRVFNSYPGKRKVIFCTNMAETSLTIKEVKYVVDPGLAKESRFVPSSGLNVLKVNWISQSSANQRAGRAGRTGAGKCYRLYSESHFRMMEVHQEPEIRKVHLGTAVLRILALGVRDAQNFEFVDAPNPEAINMALKNLEQLGAVKCKCNLFELTDTGRYLVKLGIEPRLGKIMLDCFDSGLRKEGVILAAVMANSSSIFCRVGTNEEKHKADLQKVRLCHQDGDLFTLLAVYKKWEDGNGNRNMWCWQNSINAKTMRKCQDTISELENCLKHELNIIIPSYWCWNPEVPSMHDKLLKRIILSSLVGNLAMFLGHEKFGYQVISTDQAVNLHPSCSLLNYGSKPEWVVFTEILSIPNQYLVCVTAVDHDALYALHSMSFIHQLEKHKLQIKVISGLGHNLLRRFCGKYGQNQHRIISHLKEECRDDRTTVEINFKNNEVVLFATRQDIEKVFCIVNGALECEAKMLRNECLERRLFPGRPGSSPLALFGSGAEIKHLELGKRYLTVEVLHQNAHDINDKELIFLVGSLIPGVANFHKSAGNFRIASDETKWGKFTFLKPEDAEDAVLKLNGIEFHGSSLKVVPVCSSDNRGLPFPAVRARLSWPCNPSRGRAFGTRLLRLREAPIIGPSVSACEEALIREISSFMPNKSFPGQNFRVEVFPPEENNSMMRATITFDGSLHREAARALDHLEGSFLPCCQPWQMIRCKHVFHSTLSCPLHVYNVISQEVNSLLESFRSQKGVSYNFEKTDNGIFRLKLTANATKTIADLRRPLEILMKGNTINHPDLTISAVQLLLSHDGVAHLKSIEQETGTYILYDRQSLNIKVFGHQDQMATAETKLVHALTELLEKKPLEISLRGHNLPPDLMKKTVENFGVDLEGLKKEMPAVNVELHKQRHLLKVWGSKEDKRRVEGMISELITSVKQNALVQLPSGSVGGSKDKLRDDNELAQDACPICLCETEDPFELESCGHMFCRACLVDQCESAMKSHDAFPVCCLKTGCRKPFLIVDLKHLVSNEKLEDLFRASLRAFVTSRAGMYRFCPTPDCQSIYQVAAPDAETKPFVCGACYVEICTKCHLEYHPLMSCEAYKQYKEDPDATLLEWRRGKENVKNCPSCGYTIEKSEGCNHVECRCGSHICWACLANFRSSEECYGHLRSVHQSFVDIV
- the LOC123102444 gene encoding uncharacterized protein; this encodes MGRTETERRPAAAVLLRRYFSRRRNRNNEKNHLRKKELDYLVRRLRSRILRVPALAPRSWDLVRQREPECSAGHACRWPARYGRKVVEKQDDGGHRRPDLELALFDVVCLGVVLLLPPWKAVARPGLDARVLAYIMPTICAMICLG